A genomic segment from Flavobacterium sp. 9R encodes:
- a CDS encoding carboxypeptidase-like regulatory domain-containing protein encodes MKNNFTFLILLFWTSIFVGQTLNERTIQGRISVESNFIDGVNIRNETTRQATTSRIEGYFNIPAKEGDIIAFSAVNLETLTKVITKADLSNKELKIEMTLKSIVLKNITINSHPEITSEKLGIPSATKHFTPAERKLQTATKGSLDGILNGISGRTAMLKKEVQVERKEKLLEKIEYLFEEEFYIQKLKIPKDYIKGFQHYCIEDQAFVNSMKTKNKTMSEFLIIKLAERYNQIISDENK; translated from the coding sequence GTGAAGAATAATTTTACCTTTTTAATATTACTTTTTTGGACGTCAATCTTCGTGGGGCAAACCCTCAATGAGCGAACAATTCAGGGTAGAATTTCGGTAGAATCTAATTTTATTGATGGCGTAAACATCAGAAACGAAACTACTCGCCAAGCCACTACAAGCAGAATTGAAGGCTACTTCAATATTCCAGCCAAAGAAGGCGATATTATTGCCTTTAGTGCCGTCAATCTTGAAACCTTAACAAAAGTCATTACCAAAGCAGACCTTTCGAATAAAGAGCTAAAAATTGAAATGACCCTAAAAAGTATCGTTTTAAAAAACATAACCATCAATAGTCATCCTGAAATTACCTCAGAAAAACTAGGCATTCCAAGTGCAACCAAACATTTCACACCCGCCGAAAGAAAATTACAAACAGCCACAAAAGGCAGCCTTGACGGAATTTTAAATGGTATTTCTGGAAGAACTGCAATGCTCAAAAAAGAAGTTCAAGTAGAAAGAAAAGAAAAACTCCTTGAAAAAATAGAATACCTTTTTGAAGAGGAATTTTACATACAAAAACTTAAAATTCCCAAAGATTACATCAAAGGGTTTCAACATTATTGTATCGAAGACCAAGCTTTTGTCAACTCGATGAAGACCAAAAACAAAACAATGAGTGAGTTTTTAATTATCAAACTAGCCGAACGCTACAACCAAATCATTTCAGATGAAAATAAATAA
- a CDS encoding carboxypeptidase-like regulatory domain-containing protein, which produces MKFWLTLFFQIAILTIAKGQQQKEIMLSGTVFLNNKEIEDVFVKNENSNETTNSDANGRFTIKCQLGDILNFSSINTETKRKKITKSEYQSNSLIVTMTSKTIDLNEVIINKNAITAEKIGIIPENQKKYTPAERRLKTAGDFKPIHLLSILGGTLPLDPIINKITGRTKKLKKELEIEKKERLLERLKTLYKDDFYVMNLKIPKTYIDTFRYFCIENQYLVSYLTSGNKQLLELLMSELAVTFNKNLSSEE; this is translated from the coding sequence ATGAAATTTTGGTTGACTTTATTTTTTCAAATAGCCATTCTAACTATTGCTAAGGGACAGCAGCAAAAGGAAATAATGCTATCTGGTACTGTCTTCTTGAACAACAAAGAAATTGAAGATGTTTTTGTCAAAAATGAAAACTCAAACGAAACAACAAATTCTGATGCAAATGGACGTTTTACCATCAAATGCCAATTGGGAGATATTTTGAATTTTTCATCAATAAACACAGAAACGAAAAGAAAAAAAATAACTAAAAGCGAGTACCAATCCAATAGTTTAATCGTAACTATGACTTCAAAAACAATAGATTTAAACGAAGTGATTATCAATAAAAATGCAATTACTGCTGAAAAAATTGGTATCATTCCTGAAAATCAAAAAAAATACACTCCAGCTGAAAGACGCTTAAAAACCGCAGGAGACTTTAAACCCATTCATCTTTTGAGTATCTTAGGTGGCACTTTACCATTAGACCCAATTATCAACAAAATAACAGGAAGAACGAAAAAACTAAAGAAAGAACTTGAAATTGAGAAAAAAGAACGTTTATTAGAACGGCTAAAAACACTTTATAAAGATGATTTTTATGTGATGAATTTAAAAATTCCAAAAACATATATAGATACGTTTAGATATTTTTGTATCGAAAATCAATATTTAGTTTCTTATTTAACTTCTGGAAACAAGCAACTATTAGAGCTATTAATGAGTGAATTAGCGGTTACCTTTAACAAAAACCTATCTAGTGAAGAATAA
- the pepE gene encoding dipeptidase PepE gives MRNCIIASTSTLHGGGYLDYLMADLKLHFAGCQSILFIPFARPSGITHDEYTLKVAQAFAKIDIEVRGIHEFENPKKVIQDAKGIFTGGGNTFLLVSQLYKFDLMHLLSETVKKGTPYLGTSAGSNICGLSMQTTNDMPIIYPPSFQTLGIVPFNLNPHYLDPIEGSTHMGETRETRIKEFHAFNAIPVLGLREGSWLEVKGDVVALKGDLKARLFLQNQEPVELESGSDLSSLK, from the coding sequence ATGAGAAATTGTATTATAGCTAGTACATCTACTTTGCACGGTGGTGGGTATTTGGATTATTTAATGGCTGATTTAAAATTGCATTTTGCTGGATGTCAAAGTATTTTGTTTATTCCGTTTGCACGACCAAGTGGTATAACACACGATGAATATACGCTCAAAGTTGCTCAGGCATTTGCTAAAATTGATATTGAAGTAAGAGGAATTCATGAATTTGAAAATCCTAAAAAAGTGATTCAAGATGCTAAAGGTATTTTTACTGGAGGAGGTAATACTTTTCTTTTGGTAAGTCAGTTGTACAAATTTGATTTGATGCATTTATTGTCTGAAACTGTAAAAAAAGGCACACCATATTTAGGAACGAGTGCAGGAAGTAATATTTGTGGCTTGAGTATGCAGACAACTAATGATATGCCTATTATTTATCCTCCAAGTTTCCAAACGTTAGGTATTGTTCCGTTTAATCTTAATCCGCATTATTTAGATCCTATTGAAGGTTCTACTCATATGGGAGAAACACGTGAAACTAGAATTAAAGAATTTCATGCTTTTAATGCAATACCAGTTTTAGGTTTAAGAGAGGGGAGCTGGCTTGAAGTAAAAGGAGATGTTGTTGCTTTAAAAGGAGATTTAAAGGCTCGTTTGTTTTTACAAAACCAAGAACCTGTTGAGTTGGAATCAGGTTCTGACTTGAGTAGCTTAAAATAA
- a CDS encoding murein L,D-transpeptidase: MKQFYLLLIFLLLLSCNKQTDTSVKTIKTKAEIIPKIKVEGNAIEIDSAVVLSFENKKLLEFYRATGFKTVWQSDMLRKVVLNAIKDSHKEGLFPDDYKIKVLEALENKHALLKKKDLINYDLVLTLNTQLFLTHLKLGKLDPKKIYNNWDIERAPFDVNELLAESFAKKDFVATIDSCKPNSKVYNQLKKALELIEEFSDSDFSSIAFTDKIVANDTNPKIISIKKRLLFWNDLNSSDSLTAIYDSKTVAAMKRFQVRHGLAPDGVIGAGTIEALNFSKSSRKKQILANLERWRWFQMVPDEDYIVVNIPDYKLIVVENNDTTITQKVVVGTNKRKTPILNSYLKTVVLNPTWTIPPTILKEDVVPAMKRNRNYLSNKNIKIYDASNNVVSPENWNASKPHNYRYVQEPGPNNTLGEMKILFPNHHSIYLHDTNHRNLFGLNNRSLSSGCIRVEKPLELAGYFLNHSESWSKEKIDSVVATRKTHYVKIEKKYNLYIWYWTAWSLNGKLQFRKDIYDYDAALYEKLRT, from the coding sequence ATGAAACAATTTTACCTTTTGCTTATTTTTTTATTGTTGCTAAGTTGTAATAAACAAACAGACACTTCTGTAAAAACAATAAAAACTAAAGCTGAAATTATACCGAAAATTAAGGTAGAAGGTAATGCTATTGAAATTGATAGCGCTGTAGTTTTATCTTTCGAAAATAAAAAACTACTTGAATTTTATAGAGCTACAGGATTTAAAACCGTATGGCAATCAGATATGCTCCGTAAAGTCGTTTTGAATGCCATAAAGGATTCACATAAAGAAGGGTTGTTTCCTGATGATTATAAAATAAAAGTTTTAGAAGCATTAGAAAATAAACACGCTCTTCTTAAAAAGAAGGATTTGATTAACTATGATTTAGTATTAACTCTAAATACTCAATTGTTTTTAACTCATTTAAAACTAGGAAAGTTAGACCCAAAAAAAATATACAATAATTGGGATATTGAGAGAGCACCTTTTGATGTAAACGAATTACTCGCTGAATCATTTGCTAAAAAAGATTTTGTAGCAACAATTGATAGTTGCAAGCCAAATTCAAAAGTTTACAATCAATTAAAAAAAGCTTTAGAGTTGATTGAGGAGTTTTCTGATTCTGATTTTTCTTCTATTGCATTTACAGATAAAATAGTTGCCAATGATACTAATCCTAAAATTATAAGCATAAAAAAAAGATTATTATTTTGGAATGATTTGAATAGTTCAGATAGTTTGACGGCAATTTATGATTCTAAAACTGTTGCTGCAATGAAACGTTTTCAAGTGAGACACGGACTTGCTCCAGATGGTGTAATTGGAGCAGGAACAATTGAGGCATTAAATTTTTCTAAATCCAGTAGGAAGAAGCAAATTTTGGCTAATCTAGAGCGTTGGAGATGGTTTCAGATGGTTCCAGATGAAGATTATATAGTTGTTAATATTCCGGATTATAAATTAATTGTAGTAGAAAATAACGATACTACAATTACTCAGAAAGTTGTAGTGGGTACAAATAAAAGAAAAACACCAATATTGAATTCGTATTTAAAAACAGTTGTGTTAAATCCTACTTGGACCATACCTCCAACTATTTTGAAAGAAGATGTAGTTCCGGCTATGAAAAGAAATCGTAATTATCTTTCAAATAAGAATATTAAAATCTATGATGCGAGTAATAATGTAGTTTCCCCAGAGAATTGGAATGCCTCTAAACCTCATAACTATAGATATGTCCAAGAGCCTGGTCCTAATAATACGCTTGGAGAAATGAAAATTTTATTTCCCAATCATCATAGCATTTATTTGCACGATACGAATCATCGTAACTTATTTGGTTTGAACAATCGTTCATTGAGTTCGGGTTGTATTAGAGTAGAAAAACCGCTTGAATTAGCTGGGTATTTTTTGAATCATTCTGAAAGTTGGTCCAAAGAAAAAATTGATTCTGTTGTTGCCACAAGAAAAACACATTATGTGAAAATTGAGAAAAAATACAATCTTTATATCTGGTATTGGACAGCTTGGAGTTTAAATGGTAAGCTTCAATTCAGAAAAGATATTTATGATTATGACGCTGCTTTGTATGAAAAACTAAGAACTTAA
- a CDS encoding murein L,D-transpeptidase catalytic domain family protein: MIYSAFLTIALFFLSSFSINNSVSEENKNRKNKFEHATNLKSKADLIVESVYHNLNANQFILPQFDSFSEALKGYYRLKEKGLVKKEILTLVDFSLSSNTKRLWVIDLATNTVLFQSLVAHGRNTGEEFATNFSNKTSSFQSSLGFYVTGEVYKGKHGLSLKLDGLEKGINCNARSRAVVIHGADYVSESFIRQHKRLGRSQGCPALPNDLTLPIINTIKEQSILFIYHPSRKSEEVIEKLSS, translated from the coding sequence ATGATTTATAGCGCTTTCCTTACTATTGCCTTATTCTTTTTGAGTTCCTTTTCAATTAACAACTCAGTATCTGAAGAAAATAAAAATCGTAAAAACAAATTTGAGCATGCAACCAACTTAAAATCCAAAGCTGATTTAATAGTTGAGTCTGTCTATCATAATTTAAACGCTAATCAATTTATCCTTCCTCAATTTGATAGCTTTTCAGAAGCATTAAAAGGCTATTATAGACTAAAAGAAAAAGGATTGGTTAAAAAAGAAATTTTAACCTTAGTTGATTTTAGTTTGTCATCAAATACAAAAAGACTTTGGGTAATTGATTTAGCAACAAATACAGTATTATTTCAATCATTAGTAGCACACGGAAGAAATACTGGAGAAGAGTTTGCAACGAATTTTTCAAATAAAACATCTTCTTTCCAAAGTAGCCTTGGCTTTTATGTAACGGGAGAAGTATACAAAGGAAAACACGGATTGTCTCTTAAATTAGATGGTTTAGAAAAAGGGATAAACTGTAATGCACGTTCTAGAGCAGTGGTTATTCACGGTGCTGATTATGTTTCTGAATCTTTTATCAGGCAACACAAAAGATTAGGCAGAAGTCAAGGATGTCCAGCATTACCAAATGATTTAACTTTACCAATCATTAATACTATTAAGGAGCAGTCGATTTTGTTTATTTATCATCCTTCAAGAAAATCTGAAGAGGTAATAGAAAAATTAAGTTCTTAG
- a CDS encoding DUF5916 domain-containing protein, giving the protein MKKKYLFLLVLLIISKNIVWSQKKVLVTKSTTENITIDGKFNEKAWINADVATDFVMFEPDNGKPISADKKTEIKIIYDNNAIYIAASMYDNEPAKIQREITNRDVFGVSDHFSVFINGFNDGQQDFRFFVSAAGVQMDCLATEDFEDFSWDAIWDSKVVLTDFGWTVEMKIPYAALRFSNQEKQTWGINFMREIKRDVQKYTWNLVDTKIGAVIPQAGILEGISNIDTPTRLFLIPYSSIYNQRNDIGSETTFKAGLDLKYGINDSFTLDAILVPDFGQTKFDNAILILEPFEQQFQENRPFFTEGTDLFTKGNLFYSRRIGLAPTTEVNLNPDEEITNYPNSVDLINAVKVSGRTQKGLGVGFLNAVTEKTFATIRDTITNSQRKEVIEPLTNYNVLVFDQRFNQNSSVTFINTNTTRNGGFRDANVSGLLFDLSTKANSYNLYGDFKYSTINDVQDYNGYKTAINFAKTSGKYRYLFSGKYISENYDINDLGIIFYTNYHGFLANGSYRIVNPTKVFNTFKVEQEFNAEIQNTFGKLQEAWYKTVLKGTTLNNDYFEFAFVANPLVTYDFYEPREYNRYVFIPKRVSSYFGIEMNRNHPFTFDLTISGAKFDEEGRYNYGFYASPKYRFNDKLSLAYAVDYLNKKNDRGWVDTTTDGIIFAERNREYIQHDFTGKYAINEKMTVNLTARYYWSYARNHEFLTLQDDGKLAPNTLYNENKNRNFNSWNFDLSYTWWFAPGSQLSFLYRNFALDRTDAVEKNFSTNFKNVLNNNLTTNLSVSIRYFIDYNTIKNSF; this is encoded by the coding sequence ATGAAAAAAAAGTACTTGTTTTTACTTGTTTTATTGATTATTTCAAAAAATATAGTTTGGTCACAAAAAAAAGTTTTAGTGACGAAATCTACTACGGAAAACATAACTATTGATGGGAAATTTAACGAGAAAGCTTGGATTAACGCTGACGTAGCGACTGATTTCGTGATGTTTGAACCAGATAATGGTAAGCCAATAAGTGCCGATAAGAAAACAGAGATTAAAATTATTTATGATAACAATGCAATTTACATTGCAGCTTCAATGTATGATAATGAACCTGCCAAAATTCAAAGAGAAATAACCAATAGAGATGTTTTTGGAGTTTCGGACCATTTTTCTGTTTTTATTAATGGATTTAATGATGGGCAACAAGATTTTAGATTTTTTGTTAGTGCTGCTGGAGTTCAAATGGATTGTCTTGCTACAGAAGATTTTGAGGATTTTTCGTGGGATGCGATTTGGGATAGTAAAGTCGTTCTGACAGATTTTGGTTGGACTGTTGAAATGAAAATACCCTATGCTGCCTTGCGTTTTTCAAATCAAGAAAAGCAAACTTGGGGAATTAATTTCATGCGAGAAATCAAAAGGGATGTTCAAAAATATACTTGGAATTTAGTAGATACCAAAATTGGAGCAGTGATTCCTCAAGCTGGAATATTAGAAGGAATTTCTAATATTGATACACCAACCCGACTTTTTTTAATCCCTTATTCATCCATATACAATCAAAGAAATGACATTGGTTCAGAAACGACTTTTAAAGCGGGTTTGGATTTGAAATATGGTATAAATGATTCCTTTACTTTAGACGCTATTTTAGTTCCGGATTTTGGTCAAACTAAATTTGATAATGCCATTCTGATTCTCGAGCCCTTTGAACAACAATTTCAAGAAAACCGCCCTTTTTTTACTGAAGGAACCGATTTGTTTACAAAAGGGAATTTGTTTTATTCCAGAAGAATTGGTCTCGCACCTACAACCGAGGTCAATCTTAATCCAGATGAAGAAATTACCAATTATCCTAATTCGGTAGACTTAATCAATGCAGTAAAAGTTTCTGGTAGAACCCAAAAAGGATTGGGTGTTGGTTTTTTGAATGCTGTTACCGAAAAAACATTTGCTACTATAAGAGATACAATCACCAATTCTCAAAGAAAAGAAGTAATCGAACCTCTTACGAATTATAATGTTTTAGTTTTTGACCAGCGTTTTAATCAAAACTCATCGGTAACTTTTATCAATACGAATACTACACGAAATGGAGGTTTTAGAGATGCCAATGTTTCTGGGCTTTTATTTGATTTAAGTACCAAAGCAAATTCGTATAATTTATATGGAGATTTTAAGTACAGTACTATTAATGATGTTCAAGATTATAACGGTTATAAAACCGCAATAAATTTTGCCAAAACTAGTGGAAAATATCGCTATTTATTTTCAGGTAAATACATTTCTGAAAATTATGATATCAATGATTTAGGGATTATTTTTTATACCAATTATCACGGTTTTCTAGCTAATGGAAGTTATAGAATTGTCAATCCAACCAAAGTCTTCAATACTTTTAAAGTAGAACAAGAATTCAATGCCGAGATTCAAAATACATTTGGAAAACTTCAGGAGGCTTGGTATAAGACGGTTTTAAAAGGAACTACTTTAAACAATGACTATTTTGAGTTTGCTTTTGTTGCTAATCCATTGGTAACATATGATTTTTACGAGCCTAGAGAGTACAATCGTTATGTTTTTATTCCCAAAAGAGTATCGTCTTATTTTGGAATTGAAATGAACAGAAATCATCCTTTTACATTTGATTTAACCATTTCAGGTGCTAAATTTGATGAAGAAGGAAGGTATAATTATGGTTTTTATGCCAGTCCAAAGTATCGCTTTAATGATAAATTGTCGTTGGCTTATGCAGTCGATTATTTGAATAAAAAAAATGATAGGGGATGGGTAGACACTACAACTGATGGAATTATTTTTGCTGAACGCAATAGAGAATACATTCAACATGATTTTACAGGTAAGTATGCAATAAACGAGAAAATGACTGTAAATTTAACAGCACGTTACTATTGGTCTTATGCTAGGAATCATGAATTTCTAACATTACAAGATGACGGAAAGTTAGCTCCGAACACTTTATACAACGAAAACAAAAATCGAAATTTTAATTCTTGGAACTTTGATTTATCCTATACTTGGTGGTTTGCACCAGGTAGTCAATTGTCTTTTTTATATAGAAACTTTGCTTTAGACAGAACAGATGCTGTTGAAAAGAATTTTTCGACCAATTTCAAAAATGTTTTAAATAACAATTTGACCACTAATCTGTCTGTAAGTATTCGTTATTTTATTGACTACAATACCATAAAGAATAGCTTTTAG
- a CDS encoding DUF5916 domain-containing protein, with protein MRFFLLISGLLFTFFGYSQKKNLETKFITTPIVIDGKINEQSWEQVASATDFVMFQPDNGKPVIPERRTEVKVLYDNTAIYIAAKMYDNEPNKILREISKRDDFGTADFFGIFINGYNDGQQNFQFFVNAADGQADCLATDSNGEDYSWDAVWDSKAVITDFGWVVEMRIPYAALRFSPEKVQTWGVNFFREIRRDRQKYSWNFIDSKLGTFTQQNGVLKGIANIETPTRLFFLPYSSFYLNANDQQKTKGTLKGGLDLKYGINDAFTLDAILIPDFGQTKYDDVILNLGPFEQQFNENRPFFTEGTDLFSKGNLLYSRRIGGAPTNYPITGTNEIITDNPASVNLINALKISGRTKGGLGIGVLNAVTEKTTATITNTVTGDSRKEVVEPLANYNVLVLDQRFRKNSSIAFVNTNVTRNGDFRDGNVSALVWDLNTKANTYNLSGDFKYSYVNEDKIKTGIATQLNFAETSGNYRYSLGADMYTKDFDNNDLGINFETNYYSFYGNANYRILNPTKRFNGFRVNYNNFIQFNKETGQVQGSNININTNIETLKNNSYGFGINCNPFERYDYYEPRQAGRFVITPTSYSFWAYYSRNYNYKFAFDINPEYSKADEPGRDFIGITLSPRYRFNDKLAMVYDFSYSRRNNNKGFIDVLGNVFDSSGNNVILFANRNVVTYAHIISGKYSINSQMNFNLSLRQYWSYAENKNILSLTDKGRLVDYLGYNQNKNSSFYSWNMDLSYSWWFAPGSQVSFLYRNSSATFENVINKNYKDNIDALLTNEKLQHTLSVSVRYFIDYNEIKNQFVKS; from the coding sequence ATGAGATTTTTTCTTCTTATCAGTGGACTTCTATTTACTTTTTTTGGCTATAGCCAAAAGAAAAACCTCGAAACAAAGTTTATCACAACTCCCATAGTAATTGATGGTAAAATAAACGAGCAATCTTGGGAACAAGTTGCTTCTGCTACCGATTTCGTGATGTTTCAACCAGATAACGGAAAACCTGTTATTCCTGAAAGAAGAACAGAAGTTAAAGTACTTTATGATAATACAGCTATTTACATCGCTGCAAAGATGTATGATAATGAGCCTAATAAAATCTTGAGAGAAATTTCAAAAAGAGATGATTTTGGTACGGCTGACTTTTTTGGAATTTTCATTAACGGTTACAATGACGGACAGCAAAATTTTCAATTCTTTGTCAATGCCGCCGACGGACAAGCCGATTGTTTGGCAACAGATTCAAATGGAGAAGATTATTCTTGGGATGCGGTTTGGGACAGTAAAGCCGTAATTACCGATTTTGGTTGGGTAGTTGAAATGCGAATTCCTTATGCCGCGTTGCGTTTTTCTCCTGAAAAAGTGCAAACTTGGGGCGTTAACTTTTTTAGAGAAATACGTAGAGACCGTCAAAAGTATTCTTGGAATTTTATTGACTCAAAATTAGGAACGTTCACGCAACAAAATGGGGTTTTAAAGGGTATAGCAAATATAGAAACCCCAACACGTTTGTTCTTTTTACCGTATTCTTCGTTTTATTTGAATGCCAATGACCAACAAAAAACGAAAGGTACTTTAAAAGGAGGCTTAGATTTGAAGTACGGAATTAACGATGCGTTTACGCTTGATGCCATTTTGATTCCAGATTTTGGTCAAACCAAATATGATGATGTGATTTTAAATTTAGGTCCATTCGAACAACAATTCAATGAAAACAGACCCTTTTTTACAGAAGGAACAGACTTGTTTAGCAAAGGGAATTTGTTGTATTCTCGACGAATTGGTGGCGCACCGACTAATTATCCTATCACAGGAACAAATGAAATAATTACAGATAATCCTGCAAGTGTAAACTTGATTAATGCTTTAAAAATATCAGGAAGAACCAAAGGTGGTCTTGGTATTGGAGTTTTGAATGCGGTTACTGAAAAGACCACAGCAACTATTACAAATACTGTAACGGGAGATTCACGCAAAGAAGTGGTAGAACCTTTAGCGAATTATAATGTCTTGGTTTTGGACCAGCGTTTTAGAAAAAATTCGTCAATTGCGTTTGTAAATACTAATGTGACCAGAAACGGTGATTTTAGAGACGGGAATGTTTCTGCTTTGGTTTGGGACTTGAATACCAAAGCCAATACCTACAACTTGTCTGGCGATTTTAAATACAGTTATGTTAATGAAGATAAAATTAAAACGGGTATTGCTACTCAATTAAACTTTGCAGAAACATCTGGGAACTATCGCTATAGTTTAGGTGCCGATATGTATACCAAAGATTTTGATAACAATGATTTGGGAATCAATTTTGAGACGAATTATTACAGTTTTTATGGAAATGCCAATTATCGAATTCTAAACCCAACCAAGCGTTTTAATGGTTTTAGAGTGAACTATAATAACTTCATTCAATTTAACAAAGAAACGGGGCAAGTTCAGGGAAGCAATATCAACATCAACACCAATATTGAAACGTTGAAGAATAATTCTTATGGTTTTGGAATCAATTGCAATCCATTTGAACGTTATGATTATTACGAACCACGTCAAGCTGGAAGATTTGTTATTACGCCCACAAGCTACAGTTTTTGGGCTTATTATTCTCGTAACTATAACTATAAATTTGCCTTTGATATCAATCCAGAATATTCAAAAGCAGATGAGCCGGGGAGAGATTTTATTGGGATTACTCTTAGTCCAAGATATCGTTTCAATGATAAATTGGCTATGGTTTATGATTTTAGTTATTCCAGACGCAACAATAATAAAGGTTTTATAGATGTTTTAGGCAATGTTTTTGACTCTTCGGGCAACAATGTGATATTGTTCGCTAATCGAAACGTAGTTACATATGCTCATATTATTTCTGGGAAGTATTCAATTAACAGTCAAATGAATTTTAATTTATCACTTCGTCAATATTGGTCTTATGCGGAAAATAAAAATATTCTTTCATTGACAGATAAAGGTCGATTGGTAGATTATTTGGGATACAATCAAAATAAAAATTCTAGTTTTTATTCATGGAATATGGACTTGTCGTATTCTTGGTGGTTTGCTCCTGGAAGCCAAGTTTCATTTTTGTACAGAAATAGTTCTGCTACTTTTGAAAATGTCATTAATAAAAATTATAAAGACAATATTGATGCTCTTTTGACTAATGAAAAATTACAACATACGCTTTCGGTAAGCGTTCGCTATTTTATTGATTACAACGAAATCAAAAATCAATTTGTAAAAAGCTAA
- the gpmI gene encoding 2,3-bisphosphoglycerate-independent phosphoglycerate mutase encodes MNKKVILMILDGWGKSPDPKVSAIDNANVPFINSLYDNYPSAQLRTDGLNVGLPEGQMGNSEVGHMNLGAGRIVYQDLAKINLAVANNTLAKEPVLIDAFTYAKENNKKVHFLGLVSDGGVHSHTSHLRGLITASQEYGLENIFVHAFTDGRDVDPKSGKQYIQDLEDFMAPTTAKLASVVGRYYAMDRDKRWERVKLAYDLVVNGTGKPTQDAVGSIEESYAKDVTDEFIDPLVVVDANNQPLATIQADDVVIFFNFRTDRGRELTEALSQKDFHEQNMHKLPLYYVTLTNYDETYENVKVVYNKDNITETLGEVLEKANKKQIRIAETEKYPHVTFFFSGGRETPFEGETRILRNSPKVATYDLKPEMSAYELKDALVPELNKGEVDFVCLNFANGDMVGHTGVMSAAIQACEAVDACVKEVIEAALANDYTTIVIADHGNCETMINPDGSPNTAHTTNPVPIILVDKELKKINDGVLGDIAPTILELMGIEKPAVMTSHSLL; translated from the coding sequence ATGAATAAGAAAGTTATACTTATGATTCTTGATGGATGGGGGAAATCTCCTGATCCTAAAGTATCTGCAATAGACAATGCAAATGTTCCTTTTATAAATAGTCTATACGACAACTATCCAAGTGCACAGTTAAGAACTGATGGTTTAAACGTTGGTTTGCCAGAAGGTCAGATGGGTAATAGTGAGGTAGGCCATATGAACCTTGGTGCAGGAAGAATCGTGTATCAAGATTTGGCTAAAATTAATTTGGCTGTAGCCAATAATACTTTAGCAAAGGAACCTGTTCTAATTGATGCTTTTACTTATGCCAAAGAAAACAACAAAAAAGTACACTTTTTAGGATTAGTTTCTGATGGAGGAGTACATTCTCATACTTCGCATTTACGCGGATTGATTACGGCTTCTCAAGAATATGGTTTAGAAAATATATTTGTACACGCTTTTACCGATGGTCGTGACGTAGATCCAAAGTCAGGAAAACAATACATCCAAGATTTAGAAGATTTCATGGCACCAACTACAGCTAAATTAGCTTCTGTTGTAGGTAGATATTATGCTATGGATCGTGATAAAAGATGGGAACGCGTAAAATTAGCTTACGATTTAGTAGTTAACGGAACAGGAAAGCCTACTCAAGATGCTGTTGGGTCTATTGAAGAAAGTTACGCAAAAGATGTTACAGATGAGTTTATTGATCCGTTAGTAGTGGTTGATGCTAATAATCAACCTTTAGCAACTATTCAGGCTGATGACGTAGTAATCTTTTTCAACTTCAGAACTGATAGAGGCCGAGAGTTAACAGAAGCTCTTTCTCAAAAAGATTTTCATGAGCAAAACATGCATAAACTGCCTTTGTATTATGTTACATTGACGAATTATGATGAAACTTACGAAAATGTAAAAGTGGTTTATAACAAAGATAATATTACTGAGACTTTAGGTGAGGTTTTAGAAAAAGCGAATAAAAAACAAATTCGTATTGCAGAAACAGAAAAGTATCCACACGTAACGTTCTTTTTCTCCGGTGGTAGAGAGACTCCATTTGAGGGAGAAACTCGTATCTTGAGGAATTCCCCAAAAGTAGCCACTTATGATTTGAAACCTGAAATGAGCGCATATGAATTGAAAGATGCGTTGGTTCCTGAATTGAATAAAGGTGAAGTTGATTTTGTTTGTTTGAATTTCGCAAATGGTGATATGGTTGGTCATACAGGAGTAATGAGTGCTGCTATTCAAGCTTGTGAAGCAGTAGATGCTTGTGTGAAAGAAGTTATTGAAGCGGCTTTGGCAAATGATTATACTACTATCGTAATTGCGGATCACGGAAATTGCGAAACGATGATTAATCCTGATGGTAGTCCAAATACAGCGCACACTACGAATCCAGTGCCAATTATTTTAGTTGACAAAGAATTGAAAAAAATTAATGATGGTGTGTTAGGTGATATTGCTCCAACAATTTTAGAATTGATGGGTATTGAAAAACCTGCTGTGATGACAAGTCATTCGTTATTGTAA